In one bacterium genomic region, the following are encoded:
- a CDS encoding thioesterase family protein produces the protein MPRAQLTPLPRYPFDCALTVRVTDLNYGGHLAHDRLLSLLHEARVAFLAARGWSEPDCGGVALILGDAVIVYQGEAFAGDALRIEVGVAETGRAGFRLAYRVTRADAPIALAETGLVGFDYAARRVAPLPAAVRDTLEGMRRD, from the coding sequence GTGCCCCGCGCCCAGCTGACGCCGCTGCCCCGCTACCCGTTCGACTGCGCGCTGACCGTGCGCGTCACCGATCTGAACTACGGCGGCCACCTGGCCCACGACCGCCTGCTGTCCCTCCTGCACGAGGCCCGCGTCGCCTTCCTCGCCGCGCGGGGTTGGAGCGAGCCCGACTGCGGCGGCGTCGCCCTGATCCTGGGCGACGCCGTGATCGTCTACCAGGGCGAGGCCTTCGCCGGCGACGCGCTGCGGATCGAGGTGGGCGTGGCCGAGACCGGCCGCGCCGGCTTCCGCCTGGCCTACCGCGTGACGCGCGCGGACGCGCCGATCGCCCTGGCCGAGACCGGGCTCGTCGGCTTCGACTACGCGGCCCGGCGCGTGGCGCCCCTGCCGGCGGCCGTGCGCGACACCCTCGAAGGGATGCGACGTGACTGA